The following are from one region of the Salvia hispanica cultivar TCC Black 2014 chromosome 1, UniMelb_Shisp_WGS_1.0, whole genome shotgun sequence genome:
- the LOC125202403 gene encoding inactive TPR repeat-containing thioredoxin TTL3-like isoform X2, translated as MGDCSPERRSGCGLLGAVFGRPKKSPSPTPVQTSKAQRPNVKNDPSNDQTQGDRVIPRPGPNYKSTPVRQHHPPQTATPPRNVESMQARKVPLPGMGLSGELDTMIKDHQRVKGAGNLVRASSGNVMLHSNLGNLRKPHDAIEQTLLGNRNYARRNDAPQKPAKKGEKSDVFCRALSTRMDPEELKILGNEHYKNGDFAEALSLYEAAISVDPNKASYRSNKSAALTAMGKLLEAALECREAIRIDPFYQRAHNRLATLYVRATKVQSHLNKCTEAKRQHDWTTLLKEIALATSVGADSAPLIFALKAEALLKLNRHQEAIQAMADNPDFDTEECTKFFGPIASASLLVMQARVGMAEGRFDDAWAAAEGACRLDPNNKEASIATRRAQALSAARSKGNDHFKAGRYEEARGAYGEGLEHAPYNALLLCNRAACEAKLNHYNKAVEDCNAALSIRPGYSKARLRRADCFAKMGNWGACLQDCQVLVRENPNDGEAAKLLDKAKSRLE; from the exons atgGGGGACTGCTCTCCTGAGAGAAGATCAGGGTGTGGCCTACTTGGCGCAGTTTTTGGAAGGCCAAAAAAATCACCTTCTCCAACCCCTGTTCAAACATCCAAAGCCCAAAGGCCTAATGTTAAAAATGATCCATCTAATGATCAAACACAGGGAGACAGAGTCATACCCCGTCCCGGCCCCAACTACAAATCCACGCCCGTTCGTCAGCACCATCCGCCTCAGACCGCGACTCCTCCTAGGAATGTAGAGTCTATGCAAGCGCGGAAGGTGCCTCTTCCCGGGATGGGCCTTTCCGGGGAGCTTGACACCATGATCAAGGATCATCAGAGAGTGAAAGGGGCTGGAAATCTTGTGAGGGCGTCGTCGGGTAATGTGATGCTGCATAGTAATCTGGGGAATCTGAGGAAGCCCCATGATGCTATTGAGCAGACATTGTTGGGCAATAGAAATTATGCTAGGAGAAATGATGCGCCACAGAAGCCCGCCAAGAAGGGCGAAAAGTCTGACGTGTTTTGTCGGGCTTTGTCGACACGGATGGACCCGGAGGAGCTCAAGATATTAGGCAATGAGCATTACAAGAATGGTGACTTTGCAGAGGCTCTGTCTCTCTATGAAGCAGCCATCTCCGTTGATCCGAATAAAGCATCTTATCGGAGCAACAAAAGTGCCGCGCTCACCGCCATGGGGAAGCTTCTAGAAGCTGCATTGGAGTGCCGAGAAGCTATCCGGATTGACCCCTTTTACCAACGAGCTCATAATAGATTGGCAACTCTTTATGTCAG GGCTACAAAGGTTCAGAGCCACTTGAACAAGTGCACCGAGGCAAAGAGACAACACGACTGGACCACGTTGCTCAAGGAAATCGCATTGGCTACAAGCGTCGGTGCTGATTCTGCACCCTTG ATATTTGCTTTGAAAGCCGAAGCTTTGTTAAAGTTGAACCGGCATCAAGAAGCAATCCAAGCTATGGCGGACAACCCGGATTTTGACACCGAGGAGTGCACAAAGTTCTTCGGGCCAATTGCAAGTGCAAGCCTATTAGTGATGCAAGCTCGAGTGGGCATGGCGGAAGGGAGGTTCGATGATGCTTGGGCTGCAGCGGAAGGGGCGTGTAGGCTCGACCCCAACAACAAAGAAGCAAGCATTGCAACAAGAAGAGCACAAGCATTGAGCGCAGCAAGATCAAAGGGGAACGATCATTTCAAGGCGGGGCGATATGAGGAGGCGCGTGGGGCGTATGGAGAAGGGCTGGAGCATGCCCCCTACAATGCCTTGCTTCTATGCAACAGAGCTGCTTGTGAGGCTAAACTCAACCACTACAACAAAGCGGTAGAGGATTGCAATGCTGCACTCAGCATTCGACCGGGTTATAGCAAAGCAAGACTAAGAAGAGCCGACTGTTTTGCTAAg ATGGGAAACTGGGGAGCTTGTTTGCAAGATTGTCAAGTGCTGGTAAGAGAGAATCCCAATGACGGCGAGGCGGCCAAGCTGTTGGATAAGGCCAAGTCGCGGCTCGAATAG
- the LOC125202403 gene encoding inactive TPR repeat-containing thioredoxin TTL3-like isoform X1 produces the protein MGDCSPERRSGCGLLGAVFGRPKKSPSPTPVQTSKAQRPNVKNDPSNDQTQGDRVIPRPGPNYKSTPVRQHHPPQTATPPRNVESMQARKVPLPGMGLSGELDTMIKDHQRVKGAGNLVRASSGNVMLHSNLGNLRKPHDAIEQTLLGNRNYARRNDAPQKPAKKGEKSDVFCRALSTRMDPEELKILGNEHYKNGDFAEALSLYEAAISVDPNKASYRSNKSAALTAMGKLLEAALECREAIRIDPFYQRAHNRLATLYVRLGDPEKGLYHFKQAGSEADPDAMNRATKVQSHLNKCTEAKRQHDWTTLLKEIALATSVGADSAPLIFALKAEALLKLNRHQEAIQAMADNPDFDTEECTKFFGPIASASLLVMQARVGMAEGRFDDAWAAAEGACRLDPNNKEASIATRRAQALSAARSKGNDHFKAGRYEEARGAYGEGLEHAPYNALLLCNRAACEAKLNHYNKAVEDCNAALSIRPGYSKARLRRADCFAKMGNWGACLQDCQVLVRENPNDGEAAKLLDKAKSRLE, from the exons atgGGGGACTGCTCTCCTGAGAGAAGATCAGGGTGTGGCCTACTTGGCGCAGTTTTTGGAAGGCCAAAAAAATCACCTTCTCCAACCCCTGTTCAAACATCCAAAGCCCAAAGGCCTAATGTTAAAAATGATCCATCTAATGATCAAACACAGGGAGACAGAGTCATACCCCGTCCCGGCCCCAACTACAAATCCACGCCCGTTCGTCAGCACCATCCGCCTCAGACCGCGACTCCTCCTAGGAATGTAGAGTCTATGCAAGCGCGGAAGGTGCCTCTTCCCGGGATGGGCCTTTCCGGGGAGCTTGACACCATGATCAAGGATCATCAGAGAGTGAAAGGGGCTGGAAATCTTGTGAGGGCGTCGTCGGGTAATGTGATGCTGCATAGTAATCTGGGGAATCTGAGGAAGCCCCATGATGCTATTGAGCAGACATTGTTGGGCAATAGAAATTATGCTAGGAGAAATGATGCGCCACAGAAGCCCGCCAAGAAGGGCGAAAAGTCTGACGTGTTTTGTCGGGCTTTGTCGACACGGATGGACCCGGAGGAGCTCAAGATATTAGGCAATGAGCATTACAAGAATGGTGACTTTGCAGAGGCTCTGTCTCTCTATGAAGCAGCCATCTCCGTTGATCCGAATAAAGCATCTTATCGGAGCAACAAAAGTGCCGCGCTCACCGCCATGGGGAAGCTTCTAGAAGCTGCATTGGAGTGCCGAGAAGCTATCCGGATTGACCCCTTTTACCAACGAGCTCATAATAGATTGGCAACTCTTTATGTCAG ATTAGGAGATCCAGAAAAAGGGTTGTATCATTTCAAACAGGCTGGGTCTGAGGCTGATCCTGATGCAATGAATAGGGCTACAAAGGTTCAGAGCCACTTGAACAAGTGCACCGAGGCAAAGAGACAACACGACTGGACCACGTTGCTCAAGGAAATCGCATTGGCTACAAGCGTCGGTGCTGATTCTGCACCCTTG ATATTTGCTTTGAAAGCCGAAGCTTTGTTAAAGTTGAACCGGCATCAAGAAGCAATCCAAGCTATGGCGGACAACCCGGATTTTGACACCGAGGAGTGCACAAAGTTCTTCGGGCCAATTGCAAGTGCAAGCCTATTAGTGATGCAAGCTCGAGTGGGCATGGCGGAAGGGAGGTTCGATGATGCTTGGGCTGCAGCGGAAGGGGCGTGTAGGCTCGACCCCAACAACAAAGAAGCAAGCATTGCAACAAGAAGAGCACAAGCATTGAGCGCAGCAAGATCAAAGGGGAACGATCATTTCAAGGCGGGGCGATATGAGGAGGCGCGTGGGGCGTATGGAGAAGGGCTGGAGCATGCCCCCTACAATGCCTTGCTTCTATGCAACAGAGCTGCTTGTGAGGCTAAACTCAACCACTACAACAAAGCGGTAGAGGATTGCAATGCTGCACTCAGCATTCGACCGGGTTATAGCAAAGCAAGACTAAGAAGAGCCGACTGTTTTGCTAAg ATGGGAAACTGGGGAGCTTGTTTGCAAGATTGTCAAGTGCTGGTAAGAGAGAATCCCAATGACGGCGAGGCGGCCAAGCTGTTGGATAAGGCCAAGTCGCGGCTCGAATAG